The genomic DNA TactattttcttcatttaaacaCACCAATACGCTTAATTGGAATAAAATACGAAAAAGACACCATCCTGTTCATTTGGCATTACAACACGTTTAAGCAAAAGTTTTATAGTAGatggggattttttttcaatttttgttgatataatattatttaactTATTCGATCCCTCACCTGAACACTAATAAGTGTGTCAttgttaaaagatatttttattcgGTTTTAAAATCAATGACAAGGAAATTTTTgtgtataaagttttaaatatgtcgccaataaaataaaacaatgcttTATTTTCTACATCGTTTTATTGTTAGTTGATAAACGTTTACATGGTTAAGTAGCAGCTTTTACAAACTTGTTAAAAGAATGACacattcataaaatattgatctaCAAACTAAATACACATATGTGTATGTTGGAAAACAGTACTTGTAAATAGCCTTCCGGATAATTAATTGACGAATTAACATGATGAAATTTACATGACGAGATTTACATGTAAAGCGAATATTAAGTGTGATAATTTTCGAGTTAAATTACTGATAAAATGAGACTTGAACATATGTGTGTAGGACAAGGTCTATCTTTCCGAGATAACACACGATAACAGACACATGTTTATCTTTCTGCaggtaaatataataataataatacactCCCGATTTACAAGGCAGTGTGACATAAGTATAAGTTATAACAACAAAGCATGCGCATTTTTATAAGTTGACATGGTCGAGGGATTTATGTATACGATATAAACCACGTGATATCAGGAGGTAGGCGATTTAATCAAcgttattatcatttaaattcatttattgtgACGTTTATtatttaaaccaatcacaattCTATACGTAAGGCGTTTGTTATTAATAGAATAAGATAAGTTAGAGTCATTGAAATCTATCGTAGGTCATTCGTGTATAAGCATGTATATGACATGGTTTACGCTCAGCAAACAATATATGTTTATGCATAGGCAATCCATTTTTCATTGATGTTGGTGTTTATTTATAGCTATCGTGGGAACACTAACAAAAACTGTCTCTATGCATAATATCATGGGGAAATGAACTTGAACAATTCTTATAGCAAACTTATTTTATCATGAGCTTTTTAATCGTAAAACCAAGATACTCACAATATTTCCCCAAAAATTGATACATATCCTAATTTCAAATGACATGAATGTATTGGTGTCGTAATATGTTCATATTCATAGTGAGAATGACAACGTTTGAGCCGTATAAGGAGGTATACAATGTTAAATTGCGTTGTCTATCTTTGCAAAACATATATGAcgaaaataattaataatttatgcATGTACTACTTACGTTTTGGGGAAGAGAGtggtattttgatttttaaagagTTTTAAATGGATTTATATGTGGCGGTAAACACTACATTATGAATCCCTTTATAgcatttgaagttttttttaaatcttaaggAAAACACTCATTGCACCAACaatttgtttgtgttgtaaTCAAAGTTATTTATGTCCCCCTGTTTTACCTCCAAATAACGTTTCAGTGGTCTCGTGATAGCATTTCCTCCTGTAAGAATTTGATGTGAACACCAGGCCGTTTCAAACCACAAACTTTGAAAGAGTATTTGCTGCTTCTCTGCTAAGCACgtgacataataaaaaaaagcaggaaGAATAAGTGGACTAGCCGTCATAAAAAATTGTTTGGGAATGTTGACAAGTCTTTCTGTGGGTTGTAACCATCATATCGAACAAGTTCAATATTCAGGCCAGTATGTTTGTCTTGTCCAAAACAGGATTATAACTTATTTTGCAGAGGAATCGGCCTTTTCTGTCAGTTATTTAATTTGCCACAAGACGTTatacaactatatatattttttttttgcttcagaTGCATGTGTAGGAACTACATATATTTAATCACTGTGGATTTTTTTATCTAATGATTACATTGAAGTCTTTAATTTGCttaattgatattaaaaaacaaaaatattcagcATAGTTGATGTCTTCAAAATGGGTAATACTAAAtagaattttgtttaaaagaaaattgattTGTATGCttaatttaattattgtttagTACTTTCGTGTACAAATTTTCACTAGGaatcaattatttcaaaaacttattttgCAAAATTGTATCAAATTGAATGTAAATAAAAGCAGTTCACTGTCatcatttctaaaattatttttttagattctcattttgttttcttttaagtaatttatCACATGCTATCATATCAATAAGTGTTTTTGTTCTATCAATACTATTATTATTCTACGTAACCTAAAATTACATAAATCAAGTATATTTTTGAACCACATTTATAAAACTTCAAAAGTTAATTTCTTATCAAATTTTAAGACATACAGTAACGAATTTAAGTCCTGGTACGAAATTCATATTGTTCAGTTTCCAACATTATTTGCAAAGATTTCTATAATAATTCTGACCTGAACAGGCTGCAGATGATATCATTAAATCATTTTAAGTCTTCGGCCAATTTTTAGTTCTGCGGTAAATTCTGCACTGTTTGCTTGCAGTCAATTAGTATCTGTTAAGTATATGTTTTAACTGTTCAGTATTTACCTGCATCTATATACATTGACTTTAATGTATGAAAAGCTAATGGACAGAACTGAATTGACTAACGGGAACTGTCTGATCAGTACTTATTTTGCGGCATTAGTAGTTTACAAATTGACAGACACACTTCTCATAACTGAATGGATGATTGGTCAGAACGGTGTTAAAACCAAAACTACCATTTAAGACTATACTTCATTTTCAAGTGGGTATTTGACGAATGTGGTGATGTAATATTTATTCACAATAAATGTGATTTTGTAAGCCAATTTTCtatgaaaatatattgttaagaagggtaaatcatttatttcagaCGAAGATGACCTACCAAAAATATTGCCCCCTAAACGTAGACGGCAAGAAAAGGGAAACCTAATGGTGGATTCTAAAAGTGATATGGACAGAATTAAACAAGAGTTCCCTCAATTTAATTGGTTGGAAAAGAAATACAAGGACCAAAATACTACTTATGACGACAAAAAAGATACCAATGTAATAGACATTAGTAATATTGAAAAGACATTGGAAGTTTGTAACACTGATACTGTAAATCCTCCTGATAATACTCATCAGGATGTTTACAGAAATCCACAAGAAACTATCCGACAGAATGAACATTCCATTCCTCCTGAAACTACCCAGCCGTATCTACTTAATACAGTAGTTGAAGACCACGGTGCACCTGTACTCTCAAATATAGAAGACAACGACCAAAATGATAGTTCTAGGtaaaaatactttaatattttttattgatattattgttttcaattcgAAAACTTTGTTTCATTAGTTATTCATGTTTTTGACTGGGATTTCAATATGGCAAATTTCTAGACACAGAAGTTTAAATTATGTATCTGCAACGACGACAGCATGTACTATTagttataataatatatttcagaAGGCAAGAACGCTTTAAGGTAAATATCTTGTAAACATGCGCATTTTGTCTATCATAACTTCGGCTTGTCCTTGACTTCTTTATTAAAGTTTCATAACCGCAGACACGTTGTAAAGTTGTTTTCCATCGCGGGaattttttagaaataattagtccacggtcaactatatttagtttTAAGAATCATGTGGTagcaatattttaatcaaattcacTTGGTTGTGACATCAGCATTAATTTTGGTTTACATTGTATGTGTTAAATTACATCTTGGGGAATTTATCACACAAcattcggattttttttttaatttctcgaacaaacaatacataaatatttcataatgtagtaagatttatatataaaaaaaccagTTTAACGGTAAAGCAAATTTATAAATCTGTAGTCAAAAACGTTAATCGACAATAACATTTAAACGAAGAACAGACAATAACATTACATCAAACGaagacaaaatacaaataaccTCACATGTTGCTATATACTAAAAAATAGAGAATGAGCAACATGAAcatatacaaaaacataattcagataaaactttaatttgtgaTTTCCTTTCCATAGCCGGGAGATGAAAATAATGGGTTTTAGGGTATCCAAAACGATGAAATGAATGCACTGGGCATTTTGTCAATTGTAATTTTTCGTTAATCAATAGAAAGTACGTATTCTTGATTTTAAATAAGTTGTATTTTCATTGCAGCCTATCACTTGCAAGCAACAATGAAAAGTCAGACAACAACTCAACGACAGAGAGTATTCCAAATCTTGAGTCGAATACAGATGTTCAGATGACGGTCATTGAGCATGAAGTCGAAGATTCTGAAGTTACACCGGTGGTGATGAATGAAGATTTTGGTATATATAGAATAACTTCTCATTAATAAagaatcaaattaaaataaaagaaagaacaaatagagaaagaaatacaaaaatctGTCTAAAAAATCTATAGCTAAAATTGAAACCAAAATACAGATAATTTAAACTAAAACTTAAGGATGAgatatgtatatttatgtattatcaAGATTTAATAAGTTGCAAATTATTGTCAATTAATTAAGATCAATGTTACAAATGTATACCattgatatgttttaatttcGTCTAGTTCGAATATTCGAGTGGAAGTCTGTTTTCTTTCAGGGTATGCATTGTATTtgctttaaaacatttaacttttttttttcttttttttaaccttttcaacattcaacatacACCTCACTCATTTTTCAAAAGCATAAAACACTTTTACAACATACACTATACACTATTATACATGTCCAGTTTTACAAGGTATTGTATACCATTCAAACAAATCTTTCTTAAAATGCtacaaatattttcagaaaattttggAGCAGATGTAGATACCGTTGAAGTAAATAGCATCACAACAACATTAGTCCCAAGTTGCTACATTGAATCAGAAATATGCTTAGACCATGTCATGGATCAGAGCACCCAAATAATTACTACAGAACCGAGTAATGATGCTGACAAAGGTTATGAAAAATCGATTAACATGGATGACGATGTCATTTCTGGTTCAATCAATTTCATTATGCAATCAGACGAAACTCCATCAAACCTACTGAATCAAGATAACGATATAGTTTTTAATACAAATGATGTTCCTGATAGTTTAAAAGAAGTAGACCAATCGAGTATTTCGACTAATAAAATAGTTGGAACTGACATTACAAACGGGTccattaatgaaaataattcaaataaggGAGAAGCTATGCAACAACTAGAACCAACCATTCCTACCACTACTGCCGTTATATCAACAGGTGTATTAGGCGTTACTAAAAACACAAATAGCACAACTTCAATAGCTACAAATTGCAATGAGGGATTGACAGAAAATTCCAGGAATTTATCAAATGAACCTTCGAGTCATTTATTATTATCTGCTCAAATACCGACAGACCTAAATACCGAGTCCTCTTGTATATCAACATGCCAGTCAATGGAAACTGTAGCATCAAGGTATTCACCTTCAGTTGATAGCAATCAACCACAAGAACGCATTCCAGACAATATTGCTTCACAAGAACCTGTTACCAAAAAGCAGCGAACAAATGAAATAACATCTCCAAAAACAAACGATTATCATAAGAATATTCCTCCGTTGGTTCCAGTGTCCTCTGTTTCTAAAACAAATAGACCGTTGTTTAGTAAATCACGCTTATTAGGACCAGAAGTGGAAGCAACATATAATGATATCAAACAGTTGAAACATGAACTTGAAATGAGAAATCGCGAAGCAGGACAAATGATGCTGTTACTGaaggaaaaagaagaaatgttgcgTAATTTGCTCTTATCATCTCCTCTTGGGCCAAATAAACGTCCAACACCTGCTACTGGAATGAATCTAACGAACCGTGGTAATGTGTCTAGTAATGATGCACAATTACAAGTAATACAAAACAATTGCAAAGCTGCGGCGTCAAAAGTGTTTACTTCATATGGTCAAAAGAATAAAGTTCCACCTCCTGCGCATTCGTGTAAAAGAGAAGACACGAAAGAAATACTAAGGACGCTTGAGATCAATTCGAGAACAGTTCCTAATAACCTTCGACCGACCGGCCCTTTTTCTTCTCGACAACGTCCATTGTCACCTCCAACTCGATTTAAAGGAGCTTCTATGTCTGGCCCGTTAACGGCTGCACATGCACAAAAACCGTTTGAGGTACCAGGAAAATTAATAACTGTAAAGAATGAGAGGTCAAAAAGTCAAGGTAGTGAAGTCGTTAGCATATCTGATATCAGTACTTCAAGAGCTCTATCAGCTCCTGCTAGAGATAGTCATCTAGGTTCCCCCATAAATTTGCAACAGCAATTTGGCAAACCTTGTAATTTAACCACGAATACCCCCATACAGTCAAGTTTTCAATCAGCTGTGTCTCCTACACAAGTGCAGCAGCACATAGTTGCTACTCCTCAGACTAGACCTCAGCATATAAATAGCAGCATACCAGCCACTAAGCAGACAAAAGCGGTGGCCAAATGTAGTAAAATTACTGAAAATGCCATACAACAAGAATTGGGTGAAGCTATAAGACGTCGTCAAAAACAGGAACGATTAGAACAGGATTATCAGCAGTTCAAAATAGCAAAACCAACAATGATGAATAATTCGCAAAAACCAAATAGCATACCGAAACCTTCTTTTGCAGATACTACTAACTTTGAAATGCACAAGAACAAACTTATGTTAGAAAATGGTCCAGGAATAGTTCCTGCAGCTCGACCAAGCATGCACACTCTTTCAAAAACAGGAAATCCTCCACAATATCCAAGCGGTCAATTGTTAACTGTACTACAGAGATCTCCACATCCTGGGGAAGTCAATGCCCGACCTAATAATCCTGTATCATCCACAAGACCATCTATAAATCCTGCTCACCTACCACATAGTGTTCGGCTAATCGGTGCAGCTACAGTGCCATCAAATCAAGTAATCAGAGGCAATGATCCAAGAAGAACTAttccaaatatatatcaaacacCACAGATGCATTATCAGCATTCCCCGGTCGCTGTATCAAATAATGCACCGAGAGTTCAGAATATCCATATGCAGCCTGGAATGCTTCCTCAAAATCCGATGTCCCAACGACCGTATCACGAAGGTTTGTTTAAACACTGAATCataatttcactttttattCGCCGAATACGTTTTTTTACCGCGAATTATCTTCGTCAGGTACACATGCAGTTGAATGCAAGTTACAAACAATCAACTATGAAAAAAACTACATATTTTATTCACAGAAGGAATAAcctcttttttaaatacacatgtattaAACAATTATGACAACGTGACGAATAATTGTGTTTGTACTTGGAAAGTGAACAACGTTCACATCAGCACTAGTAAGGGTTTTAGTTGTGATCAGCAATGAGTTATTCTTTTATGTTCAGACTTTCATGCAATTTTTCTGACTTATCCACTTTGGTAAATTCAGAGCTGTTCAAACAATTTGTTTACAGTCAATTCAGTACTGTTCAGAAGTTTTTTAGACAATTCAGTCCAATGCAGACTTGTAAAGGTAAATATTAACTACTGAAAAGTCTGAATATAGACTGAACAGATTATCATTGACTGCGAGAGAGCTGTCTGAACATTATTGAATATAGTGGATTAGTCTGAAAGTTGACTGATAGACTAAAAATTCCTTGATAACTTTTTTCAGTCTTGTAAGAACTTGAGATTAGAACTGTTCAGATACAAATTTTCGTTTCACATTCGTAATTGATTAACTAGTGCacttatgtgataaaaaaaaaagcatgcacacatatatactagtagttaaCATTAtgactatttcattattcaattaaaccattaataattaaaataaaaaatgtataaaatatgacTGGCTGactgttaaaatcaaataattaataacaATATGACACGTATGATAtgaacatttacattattatttatttaggtCCGAAATCATTTCATTCCCCGCCAGCACAGTTCCAGACAGCACAACATATACAAAACCAACAAATATTAGTTCCTGTTTCTGCACATCAACAAATGGTACATCAACCACCAGGGTCTGCTGCAAGATTTCAACAGGTAGTTGGCACAGATAATTCAGAAGAATCTAATAACAACTTAAACGCACTCGTTCATGCAAGCATAGTTCAACATATAACTAAGCATGTCAACTTTAGAGCATAGATAATAATTAAAATCTCCGATGAAATTTGTTTTcccataaatatttcttttaaaatatttgataaccctgcaaatcaattttatttgaattttaatgctttttgtgattttccatCCATTCCTTTACAAAATGCCTTTGTACATATACCATGTTCCTTCCATCTTTAGTTTGTATTAGCTTCGATATTTtagtttaacttttaaaattgttttaaacgtAGCCTTTTTGGTGTGGATCATTTCAACAAACGTGTATGTATTATCATTTTTGCATGATactgtattcttcttttttttttaatgaatgtggTGTTTTTGTTGTATCTTTTCCAACTTTATTCTTCAGTTTGTTTTCCAATATCTATTATTTAAAAACTTCCTGTATCGTCGTATGAAATTTTGCAGTGTATACATACTAGTTAAACAGTTTAATTTATTCTCAAAGTTTACAATACTATTTTGATGTGTTAgaagtgaagaaaaaaaagcagTTCTCATAAAATAATTGCTTGATGTTTAggtacaatgatttttttttatatatttccatGTATTCATTGtgatttttgattataaaaGTTATGGACAACTTGTaaaggaattaatttttttattaaaatgaggtataaaacagtatttttatatacaaaaagcagGAAACATTGAACTCTTAATTTGAGTTTTCAAGGTAGCAAGTGATCATCTTAACAGATTTGGAGTTAAACTTCGAACATAAGGAAACGATGTGTTCCCTTGAAagcaaaactaaaataaaagcGTTTATAGTGATAAAAGTTCTAGGATGTTGATAAACATTAgttttttaaatgcatatttgataaaGGTATGCCGTGATTACCTTGTCAATACAAAGCTTCTTATCTTCACATGAATCTTAAAtaatatcttatatttaaattcGGTCATATTGCGTTCATTTGTGCTATCATATAACAAGTTGATTGGTTTAATCGGAAAATTTTGTCTTACATACGATAATGGGAGAATACTATGTCATAATAGTACTTCAATACCATGATTATCatgttaaaacaacaataattacattagatgtaggtttcattataatacgttattctgattggctaacatgttattccgtaaacaattgcatcagacaataacatttatcatgcatgatgacacgaggtcccacaaaaaagtgcacaggtgaattaaattaaactggataaaaatcgtgttttcatgattttagctaaaaaaaatgtaattataagtattgaatacttctttttgaaactttatagggttgtaaaagcgttgaccgtgcgtaaatttttagaatgaagcgcttccgcggttcatacaaaatgtacttcggtcaacgcttttaccacccaataaatttacaaaaagaagcattcaattcttaaatacatACAGACACATTTTACTGTATGTCAGCGACTATAAATGCCTCCTGTCGCCTCCTCGTTATGCATATTGCTATTGACATTGGATTCAAAAAATAATCTTTGGTTTGTAGGTGTTATATGGACTGTTACGTATATGTTTTCGTTCTTTTTTGTTATGGTTTCTCTTTtttggatttttgtttttattcaatttttggtgTTTTCGTTGGTGTGGCCTGTATTTCAAACAGtgttatttcattaaaaaaaccaTATAGCTATTTGCCGTAAGAAAGTCCAATTTTCGCTTCTATATAGCATGATTAACCGAGAACGATGCGATGCTCtccttaattttaaattttaaactgtattttcattaaaaaaaactatgaactAGAATCTAACCTTCATGAACAAAATTATTGGTTCGTTTATTAGACACCGAATACAAGACGTTTTATGTGGTCTATAAACATGTTTCATACAATTGTCTGTGTCAAGTTCCTAATCGCTCCCAGTATTGATAAAATGTtcaattaattttcaataatttttgaaaaacaaattcacTGAAAACGAAATAAGATAAACGAAAAGGCAATGacataaatatatgtaaacagaaaacaaccacataaagatataaacatAGGACAGTGACCTATAAACATACGTAGTGTTTGAGGTATTGAGTTTGATTTCGATTGATCGACTGCACGatattacaaatgttttaattatggGTCGTTTATTACGATAAAAGACCTCTCGCTTGCGGCTAATCCAGGACTGTTAAGTTTTCGTTTTAAGCTATCAAGTATTTATTGTGTTGTGCAAATATTACAATCACTCAAACGGTTTTAAAGGAGAAACACTTGATATCATGCGTAGTATTAAAACGTAACTGAAGTTCTGGTATTTGATATGTCAAAAAGTGGTGACTACAATTTGTGAatgaagaaagaaaataaacgtACTTTCATATTCGAAGGCGTTGATTTTGCAAAATGACATATCAATCAATAAGCGCATAGCTTGAAAGGAAACTTTGGTTTATTCAAGGTTGGGAATTTATAGACCGACGTTTTGGCCCTTGCATTACTTGTTCATAATActcaaaaaaaaacatggaaaaataaagacgttttttttttatatgaaaagacCCTGAGAGAAAAAAAGTCATTCGAAATCTGCAGATCACTGGCATAAATGTTCTTGAAGACTCATTTCATTTAAAGTGTGTTTAACCGcgaaattgtttatcatctttCATTTATTAAACACAAGTTGACATACGTTTTGTTTTTACTCTGTTCTCCAAAGTGTTCCTATTAGTCTTTGGATCCCGATAAATTCGAAAATTGGCAGTAATGTTGTCTAATTGCACTGCTCTTTTATATCCGGCGCTTGTATACATTAGAACCACATTGAAATGTCcgcttaacattttttttatatcttcttGATATTTTAACTTTGCTGCATTTGTTTTCACTTATAACAATCATCtagttttttattaaatttttacttgCAACCATGGCTTACATtgctttgaaatattttatcacatatattgtttattttattatattgttacGATTGGTAATTTAGCAAATAGATcacgattttatttattttcccaAACAAACAAGAAATATCAGTAATTATGTAAATCATGtgccattttgttttaatattcagCGTTTTTATTAAAGGCTGCAATGTTTTCATTAAAGAACAACTTACACATTGAATtaccaaaatatgaaatactCTATTTTGGTTTACAATATGGTTCCGTACTGATATTCGTGGTTactattgacattttttgtattaatacAATTATTGTGTAGTACAGTTTTAGTTCATCGTTTGAAGTTTAATATCACATACAagtactttgttttatttattaagttaTTCACTGATGATCAGTTacttattaaaattttagttttttatgtacttacgtgaaatattaaaataccaCGTGGCAAATCAAGGGGCCAAATCGAGGGGGCATATCACATCACAGAGATCAACAAGGCATAAACGAAATTAGCTGTGACAGAGTAAAAATCTGAAAACACCTTTACTCACTATATCACACGTTGCATCATGATAACAAGTTTAATAATTTCGTAAATGgacaaagaattaaaatatctaAGGCCATTTTGACCTGAAGCGATTTTTGATCTTGTCTTATTGCAATTTTTGATAATATaacgtttaaaatatatatctatgaatatccatatataaatacacattcttggctttaaaaaataatgagtgGTGGGATTTTATGGGGAACGTCAATCAAGATAGGATCTTATGACAAAAGGAATGATAAGGTGTTATACTAATTTGCATGACTAGAAAACATATGTGATCAGTGGTATTCCGCTATATCAGCATGATCATTTACGAGAAATGGAGAAAGAGTAATCGATTGCCAGCTATTAgatggatattttattttcagtcaaATAAGGCATCGCGGCgtctatgaaaataaaattatttcagtaTCACCCCATTAGTTAGAATATTTAAATGAGAAACACAGgtctataaaagagggacgaaagataccaaagggacagtcaaactcataatc from Mytilus trossulus isolate FHL-02 chromosome 8, PNRI_Mtr1.1.1.hap1, whole genome shotgun sequence includes the following:
- the LOC134680897 gene encoding uncharacterized protein LOC134680897 isoform X3, with protein sequence MNKVKPEKKGPGKIKNLPGRPRSKLKKTKELNRFNLDISEFKTLNVVSSDSVLRRRCPNYFAKCPRVTLSRINTNHSNNQSRNAFDIFDAKIQGLDNNKYSAPENIKGNINGDVSTETVKSNNTTLKIQEGNSSESVQIRENQIALSNNIVTELDVTNLKLTFKNLINHKSSSVSAGDEISSCEQSGESMQPVLSSDEVSVTDKTKDIDMLYDDNQNKNAGKENDSCLSEKQNNNNATRVSSNDTSLSETYGNYSKDNIINHSDKLANLQEDKQSETNENCEQPILSEITTNTPSPTVHSSSPPVLLAVDSVETQSSIEDVPYMCTNSKADEELPQTVASKLQNNEQISEIELNQKEVDKDLQCTTLNIYVVEENISRGQDTITEAIAPLEKDSEISSVRTNDVSSEKPECRVPVVLENQTGSTSNQNQEISAPPNCQLDELPQRSLPKLSKNDKKQSIIKKEHEEIIIMRKPLYQHDGYDSDATMIYDEEEDKCARIVCRKGSDFDPLKIKQTQQLLRLKSKIEQSAENRNEIVKTPETMECLESLYPPFRGENRDNSDDLSNKASSDIDENHLFIAEPCETVDNVSRVSKIHNSDKKKDKHFKPINKIRIALKQKEEKHEHSKYQIQKNEKQHNGGIKPAANKWEEVMTSCDAVILTDMTISRGIAKKHSEKTNKKNKSASPKTKKTERKRKHDTQDDMVLKNINKIFPKPRRKRTKDEDDLPKILPPKRRRQEKGNLMVDSKSDMDRIKQEFPQFNWLEKKYKDQNTTYDDKKDTNVIDISNIEKTLEVCNTDTVNPPDNTHQDVYRNPQETIRQNEHSIPPETTQPYLLNTVVEDHGAPVLSNIEDNDQNDSSSLSLASNNEKSDNNSTTESIPNLESNTDVQMTVIEHEVEDSEVTPVVMNEDFENFGADVDTVEVNSITTTLVPSCYIESEICLDHVMDQSTQIITTEPSNDADKGYEKSINMDDDVISGSINFIMQSDETPSNLLNQDNDIVFNTNDVPDSLKEVDQSSISTNKIVGTDITNGSINENNSNKGEAMQQLEPTIPTTTAVISTGVLGVTKNTNSTTSIATNCNEGLTENSRNLSNEPSSHLLLSAQIPTDLNTESSCISTCQSMETVASRYSPSVDSNQPQERIPDNIASQEPVTKKQRTNEITSPKTNDYHKNIPPLVPVSSVSKTNRPLFSKSRLLGPEVEATYNDIKQLKHELEMRNREAGQMMLLLKEKEEMLRNLLLSSPLGPNKRPTPATGMNLTNRGNVSSNDAQLQVIQNNCKAAASKVFTSYGQKNKVPPPAHSCKREDTKEILRTLEINSRTVPNNLRPTGPFSSRQRPLSPPTRFKGASMSGPLTAAHAQKPFEVPGKLITVKNERSKSQGSEVVSISDISTSRALSAPARDSHLGSPINLQQQFGKPCNLTTNTPIQSSFQSAVSPTQVQQHIVATPQTRPQHINSSIPATKQTKAVAKCSKITENAIQQELGEAIRRRQKQERLEQDYQQFKIAKPTMMNNSQKPNSIPKPSFADTTNFEMHKNKLMLENGPGIVPAARPSMHTLSKTGNPPQYPSGQLLTVLQRSPHPGEVNARPNNPVSSTRPSINPAHLPHSVRLIGAATVPSNQVIRGNDPRRTIPNIYQTPQMHYQHSPVAVSNNAPRVQNIHMQPGMLPQNPMSQRPYHEGPKSFHSPPAQFQTAQHIQNQQILVPVSAHQQMVHQPPGSAARFQQGAMQENGYPKRRLAHILPKPNPSPKAKVQQIIQQQQQQIQQQQQQHQQQLQQENCGPDMSNTKAQGMISNSQQVVHGSGMPQQEAGSKAQHIFGNCIMCGKFSLYLCSTCQSIWYCSQQCQLKHWTTHQHECKYTTTK